Below is a window of Rhodopseudomonas sp. P2A-2r DNA.
GTCACGGACTTCCGTGTCCAGCGGCAGGCCGAAGCCGAGATCGAGCATCAGCCCGATGCGCACGCCTTTGAGGGAAACCTTGAGATCGCTCCAGTCGATGGTCGCCGGCGGCAGGTTCATGCCGTCGCGGTCGTCGGGCAATGACAGCACACTCATCATCAGCGCGGTGTCGTCGACGGTGCGGGTCATCGGTCCGGCGCAGCGGCCGACATAGAACGGGTCGATCGGAATCCGGCCGAGGCTGGGCTTGAGCGTGACAAGACCGCACCACGCCGCGGGCAAACGGACGGAGCCGCCGATGTCCGTGCCGACATGCAGCGGTCCGTAGCCCGCGGCGGCTGCGGCGCCGGCGCCGGCGCTGGAGCCGCCGGGATTTTGGGTGAGATCCCAGGGATTGCGCGTCAGCGGATGGAACGACGAGGCGCCGGACGACAGCATGCCGAAGTCCGGCATCGTGGTCTTGGAGAAGATCACCGCACCGGCCTCGCGCAGCCGCGCGGCGGGTGGCGCGTCGGTCGCCGCCGGCACCAGCGTGGTTGCGGCGGTGCCGAGCGGCACCGGCGTGCCCCGGGTGGCGATGTTTTCCTTCACGGTCGCCGGCACGCCGTCCAGCGGTCCCATGGGCTCGCCGCGCTGCCAGCGCAGGGTCGACGCGCGGGCCACGGCATGGGCACCATCGGGATCGAAGGCGTAGAGCGCCTTGATGTGCGGTTCCCAGCGGGCGATATGGGCGAATACGTCGTCGAGCACTTCGCTCGGCGAGAAGGCTTTCGCCGCGTAGCCCGCGATCAACTCGACGGCGCTGAGATCGTGCAGCGCCGTCGCCGGCTTTGCGATGCCGTCAGACATGGGCGACCGGCATGCGCGTCTCGACGATGCGGGCGAACATGCTGGCGCCGATCGGCAGAATCTTGTCGTCGAGCACGTAGCCGGGGTTATGCACCGGCACATCGCCGTCATGGCCGACCCAGAAATAGGCGCCCGGGACGGCGTGCAGCATGTCGGCGAAGTCCTCGCTGCCCATCAACGGCTTCACATCGGTGAACACGTTGTCGTCGCCGACCACGGTGCGCGCGACCTCCTCGATGGCCTTCGACTGTTCTTCCTGGTTGATCAGCACGCTGAAACCGTCGCGGATGTCGACGTTGATCTCGACATCGAAGGCGATGGCCATGCCGGCGGCCAGCGCGTGCATGCGCTCGCGGACCATCAGGCGGACCTTTTCGTCGAAAGTGCGGATGGTACCGCACAGCCTGGCATCGCCGGGGATCACGTTGTAGGCCGAGCCGGAGTGAATCTGGGTGATCGACAGCACCGCGGACTTCAGCGGGTTGACGTTACGGCTGACGATGGTCTGCAGCGCCTGACCCAGCGTCATGGCGATGACCACGGGATC
It encodes the following:
- a CDS encoding amidase; translation: MSDGIAKPATALHDLSAVELIAGYAAKAFSPSEVLDDVFAHIARWEPHIKALYAFDPDGAHAVARASTLRWQRGEPMGPLDGVPATVKENIATRGTPVPLGTAATTLVPAATDAPPAARLREAGAVIFSKTTMPDFGMLSSGASSFHPLTRNPWDLTQNPGGSSAGAGAAAAAGYGPLHVGTDIGGSVRLPAAWCGLVTLKPSLGRIPIDPFYVGRCAGPMTRTVDDTALMMSVLSLPDDRDGMNLPPATIDWSDLKVSLKGVRIGLMLDLGFGLPLDTEVRDVAIATAKAFEAAGAIITEVPSVMTGEHLIGLDAFWRARSWDDISKLPAETRAKILPFIYAWAEGGAKLSGSDVVRGFNATMAIRTNTAKLFADVDYVISPTTPIVSYAAELASPTDDVQRPLEHIGFTVPWNMAENPASSINGGFSAKGFPIGVQIVGRRFDDLGVLRMTKAFEDMRGPQLPWPTPPK